From the genome of Rarobacter incanus, one region includes:
- a CDS encoding GH92 family glycosyl hydrolase: MKTYKLVGGGRARRVSVALAAATALVAGAFATAAPAQAAELSAYDAVNMWIGTAKDNSQVKANDAFGNTWPGATTPFGMVQFSPTTTAYTNTNWQNEYGNDGAYMTSYSDIFIRGFGMTRLSGTGCNDRFSGFDIPFLPYTGTVNDDGTLPASSGTPGTSDGNFRDNFASRFLHADEQGSPGYYKVKLDTDGGSSAQDNSGAKDTTVELTATTRTGAAKIAFPAGKDAAVLFNVSGSNNSNGLSEVKVDAANRTISGFATAKTVCNEGSYRIFFSTTFDQPFTAVSTWQDGTSTAVTTSSAQTADSSVNTTTDGSKNGRNKFGVVLKFADGADVEMRTGISYVSDANAALNRTAEAPASKSFDALRAGARTAWENALSTVKATGGTDAERTKFYTAVYHSLLHPNVYEDVNGQYRGYYKDSKAKNDWPTSGDAIKQLAAGQEHEYVTYSSWDSLRGQMQLIAMLFPQVGSDMASSIYNMSKQVGTWYNWPHLGAAQKKMEGDGMQSIVASLYAFGSTDFDAQGALTSMVDATSLGKDSYFRSNFVQYAGTGFIEDRNSVATSTTMDYATADFGVAQLAQRLANTSTYNKYMVRSNSWRNLVNQNSSANANRIVPRDRKGFWAAFDLTKRSNSSGAPDSNAQGKDQFDQSTANQYQWYMTQNMAGVISALGGASAAESYLDSLFNYPTLNRLDVSGSSSTGMYMSNQPSMHTPWVYNWLGKPAKATQVLDKARATMYCANAVDAACANPGFSGSTGVGLPGNDDLGSLSSWYVWSSIGLYPAIFGRAELLVTSPSFDSVVIQSKSLDGSVLAKANGGRTISIKAAGQSSNRYISALKVRGQNWTKSYLPEWFTRDGGTLDFTMNSSTSNAWGTAADDVPPSFGDNSNAMNAVGTGDVGTKNAGSLDVGGTTFPRSQLASAGATPGASLSYDGITYKWPSAAAKEPDNWLPNGQQLSGDGIKASSISFLGTATNGPSSGTATVTYTDGTSVAIPVSFPDWTPGSWTDTDTNKSRLTGSNRLKSDGTLDGTTWRVYSSKPAELDSSKTIATVTLPKDVTSGMMHIFSVGTSAGAISSPVATPGTGEPADSGSYGAATFNLETASGHVGEQVTVTGSGLPADAKVTVRVGIDGPSGPSASASAHGTVTATTAIGVLAGGAQPVTVTVTVAGTVVQSEQVGSVEVTYQPTSDSPAEATAGKDYAFAGQGFAPDETVSVSLGSVTVTVTANAQGEIGGTINVGDQSGTVQFKAVGAISGATITKDLTVKPADSNPGGGDNPGGGDNPGGGDNPGGGDNPGGGDTGAISPQVTVKSSVATAQYGSRVTLTAAVTPSVTGTVVFLSGDTYLGQAVLTAGKASLAVKLPVGSYRPVAIFVGSSTARSASSEAASLTITRAKSGKVTVTSKKRIKRGKKFTVRIAVGKSSNGSAATGTITVRVGKKKVATRNFSGTTIKVSIKKKYTKAKTLKVRATFTPAQSPNITGAKSKVVKVKTKR, translated from the coding sequence GTGAAGACATATAAGTTAGTGGGTGGCGGCCGCGCCCGCCGCGTATCGGTGGCCCTTGCGGCGGCTACCGCTCTGGTCGCCGGAGCGTTCGCCACCGCGGCGCCCGCCCAGGCAGCCGAACTGAGCGCCTATGACGCAGTAAACATGTGGATCGGCACGGCCAAGGACAACAGCCAGGTCAAGGCCAACGACGCCTTCGGTAACACCTGGCCCGGGGCAACCACTCCGTTCGGTATGGTCCAGTTTTCCCCGACCACAACCGCCTACACCAATACGAACTGGCAGAACGAGTACGGGAACGACGGCGCGTACATGACGTCGTACTCCGACATCTTCATTCGCGGATTCGGCATGACCCGCCTGTCGGGCACCGGCTGCAACGATCGCTTCTCCGGGTTCGACATTCCGTTCCTGCCCTACACCGGGACCGTCAACGACGACGGAACCCTTCCGGCAAGTTCCGGCACCCCCGGGACCAGCGACGGTAACTTCCGCGACAATTTCGCGAGCCGCTTCCTGCACGCTGACGAGCAGGGCTCGCCCGGGTACTACAAGGTCAAGCTCGACACCGACGGCGGCTCATCCGCGCAAGACAATTCCGGCGCCAAAGACACGACCGTGGAGCTAACCGCAACCACTCGCACGGGTGCCGCGAAGATCGCGTTCCCGGCTGGCAAGGATGCGGCCGTCCTCTTCAACGTCTCCGGCTCGAACAACTCCAACGGGCTCTCCGAGGTCAAGGTCGACGCCGCAAACCGCACCATCTCGGGCTTCGCCACCGCAAAGACCGTCTGCAACGAAGGTTCCTACCGGATCTTCTTCTCCACCACATTTGACCAACCCTTCACGGCCGTCAGCACGTGGCAGGACGGCACCAGCACCGCCGTGACCACGTCCTCCGCGCAGACGGCGGACTCGTCCGTCAATACCACGACGGACGGATCGAAGAACGGTCGCAACAAGTTCGGCGTCGTGCTCAAATTCGCCGATGGGGCGGATGTGGAAATGCGCACCGGAATCAGCTACGTTTCCGACGCGAACGCCGCGCTGAACCGCACCGCGGAGGCCCCCGCATCCAAGAGCTTTGATGCCCTGCGCGCCGGCGCCCGCACCGCCTGGGAAAACGCGCTCAGCACCGTGAAAGCCACCGGCGGCACGGATGCGGAGCGCACCAAGTTCTACACCGCGGTGTATCACTCGCTGCTGCACCCGAACGTCTATGAGGACGTCAACGGGCAGTACCGCGGCTACTACAAGGACTCCAAGGCCAAGAACGACTGGCCCACATCTGGTGATGCGATCAAGCAACTCGCCGCGGGGCAAGAGCACGAATATGTCACCTACTCCTCGTGGGACTCGCTGCGCGGGCAAATGCAACTGATCGCCATGCTGTTCCCGCAGGTCGGATCCGACATGGCCTCGTCGATCTACAACATGAGCAAGCAGGTCGGCACCTGGTACAACTGGCCGCACCTCGGGGCGGCGCAGAAGAAGATGGAGGGCGACGGCATGCAGTCCATCGTCGCCTCCCTCTACGCATTCGGATCCACCGATTTCGACGCGCAGGGGGCGCTGACCTCGATGGTCGATGCCACGTCGCTAGGTAAGGACAGCTACTTCAGGTCGAACTTTGTCCAGTACGCGGGCACCGGGTTCATCGAGGACCGGAACTCCGTGGCGACGTCGACCACGATGGACTACGCGACGGCCGACTTCGGGGTCGCGCAGCTAGCGCAGCGCCTCGCGAACACCTCGACCTACAACAAGTACATGGTGCGTTCGAATAGCTGGCGGAACCTGGTCAATCAAAACTCGTCGGCGAACGCGAACCGCATCGTACCGCGCGACCGCAAGGGGTTCTGGGCGGCGTTTGACCTGACCAAACGGTCGAATAGTTCGGGCGCCCCCGATTCAAACGCCCAAGGCAAGGACCAATTCGACCAATCGACAGCGAACCAGTACCAGTGGTACATGACGCAGAACATGGCGGGGGTCATCAGCGCGCTGGGCGGCGCCAGCGCCGCAGAATCGTACCTGGACTCCCTGTTCAACTACCCGACCCTTAACCGACTCGATGTGTCGGGCTCGTCGTCGACCGGCATGTACATGTCAAACCAGCCCTCCATGCACACCCCCTGGGTGTACAACTGGCTAGGCAAGCCAGCCAAGGCCACGCAGGTTCTGGACAAGGCGCGCGCAACCATGTACTGCGCAAACGCGGTCGATGCGGCGTGCGCCAACCCGGGCTTCTCCGGTTCTACCGGCGTGGGTCTGCCCGGCAATGACGACCTGGGGTCGTTGTCGTCCTGGTACGTCTGGTCCTCGATCGGCCTGTATCCGGCGATTTTCGGTCGCGCGGAGTTGCTGGTCACGTCGCCCAGCTTCGACTCCGTGGTCATTCAGTCCAAGAGCCTCGACGGCTCGGTCCTGGCGAAGGCAAACGGCGGCCGGACCATTTCGATCAAAGCCGCGGGCCAGTCGTCCAACCGTTACATTTCCGCGCTGAAGGTGCGCGGCCAGAACTGGACCAAGTCGTACCTGCCCGAATGGTTCACCCGCGATGGGGGCACACTCGATTTCACCATGAACTCCTCGACGTCGAACGCTTGGGGAACCGCCGCCGACGATGTTCCGCCCTCATTCGGGGACAACTCCAACGCGATGAATGCGGTGGGAACGGGTGACGTGGGAACAAAGAATGCCGGTTCATTGGACGTGGGCGGCACGACGTTCCCGCGCTCACAGCTGGCATCCGCCGGGGCAACGCCCGGGGCGTCGCTTTCCTACGACGGGATCACATACAAGTGGCCCTCCGCCGCGGCAAAGGAGCCCGACAACTGGCTCCCCAACGGCCAGCAACTCAGCGGTGATGGCATAAAGGCATCCTCCATCTCCTTCCTCGGCACCGCAACGAACGGCCCCTCAAGCGGCACGGCTACGGTCACATACACGGATGGCACGAGCGTCGCGATCCCCGTATCATTCCCGGATTGGACGCCCGGTAGCTGGACCGATACTGACACCAATAAGTCGCGTTTGACCGGCTCAAACCGCCTCAAGAGCGACGGCACATTAGACGGCACCACCTGGCGGGTCTACAGCTCAAAGCCCGCCGAGCTGGATTCATCGAAGACGATCGCAACCGTGACGCTTCCCAAGGACGTCACCTCCGGAATGATGCACATCTTCTCCGTGGGCACGAGCGCGGGGGCCATTAGTTCGCCAGTCGCGACGCCGGGCACCGGCGAACCGGCGGATTCGGGTTCGTACGGAGCCGCGACCTTCAACCTCGAGACTGCCTCCGGGCACGTGGGGGAGCAAGTGACGGTGACGGGCTCGGGATTGCCCGCGGACGCCAAGGTCACCGTCAGGGTCGGCATCGACGGGCCAAGCGGCCCATCCGCAAGCGCATCCGCTCACGGAACGGTTACCGCAACGACTGCCATCGGAGTGCTGGCAGGCGGGGCGCAGCCCGTGACCGTCACCGTGACCGTGGCGGGCACCGTTGTGCAAAGTGAACAGGTCGGATCCGTGGAGGTGACATACCAACCCACCTCCGACAGCCCGGCTGAGGCAACGGCCGGTAAGGACTACGCCTTTGCCGGACAGGGCTTCGCGCCGGACGAGACCGTCTCGGTGTCCCTGGGGTCAGTGACCGTGACGGTCACGGCGAACGCGCAAGGTGAAATCGGTGGCACTATCAACGTCGGCGATCAATCCGGCACGGTGCAGTTCAAAGCCGTCGGGGCGATCTCGGGAGCCACGATCACCAAGGACCTCACCGTGAAGCCGGCCGATAGCAACCCCGGCGGCGGCGACAACCCCGGCGGAGGGGATAACCCCGGCGGAGGCGACAACCCCGGCGGCGGGGATAACCCCGGCGGAGGCGACACCGGCGCGATCAGTCCGCAGGTTACCGTGAAGTCATCGGTGGCGACCGCGCAGTACGGAAGCCGCGTCACTCTCACTGCCGCGGTGACGCCCAGCGTGACCGGGACCGTGGTCTTTCTCTCCGGCGATACATACCTCGGGCAGGCAGTGTTGACCGCTGGCAAGGCCTCGCTGGCAGTCAAGCTCCCGGTCGGCTCGTATAGGCCCGTCGCGATCTTCGTGGGTTCGTCGACGGCGCGCTCCGCATCTAGCGAAGCCGCATCGCTCACGATCACCCGGGCGAAGTCCGGTAAGGTGACCGTCACTTCGAAGAAGCGCATCAAGCGCGGCAAGAAGTTCACGGTCAGGATTGCGGTCGGAAAGTCATCCAATGGAAGCGCCGCCACCGGCACGATTACGGTGCGGGTCGGCAAGAAGAAGGTCGCTACGCGCAACTTCTCAGGCACCACCATCAAGGTGAGCATCAAGAAGAAGTACACCAAGGCCAAGACACTGAAGGTGCGCGCGACGTTTACTCCGGCGCAGAGCCCGAACATTACGGGCGCTAAGTCGAAGGTCGTCAAAGTGAAGACCAAGCGGTAG
- a CDS encoding GH92 family glycosyl hydrolase, with protein MLHTPNQPRKFARRPHRIAAAALTCAGALVLAPLVSAPAALAAATWSTSFESGDPQPVASNNAGSANVGSTYLAGSLAQSVSGIAATSENSPSETAAKLVDGDAATKWLAFAQPSTSSPLEITVTLSSAKVVKKYQLISGGDAAERDPKAWKLMARAGSGSWQELSDKSGQTFESRGAAKVYDVTNTTAYDQYKLVIRENAGGTITQLADLDLSDGSSTQVGGGMTITAGGGPTSGSNIKSGAGWTGMKALKYAGTISASGSANAASVLFDNLNIAVGSDTELAYMILPQMNSNDSRYSASDDSSKKYPATYAALDVEFTDGTRASSLNLTDQYGYGFTARGQGVGKVLYGNQWNSVRVSLGAGAAGKTVKKILMTYENPVGVRATSFSGYVDDIKVRQAQPINSSSLTNYVDTRRGSNSSGSFSRGNNIPATAMPNGFNFVTPVTRADQDSWIHNWQGNNDDDNKSRLQAIMISHETSPWMGDRAQIAVMPDKDGGRPSGDLNARSMSFSRDNEVAQPDYYKVAFDSKITTEVTMTNHGGIYRFTNDNDESGIRVVLDRTFSGEQGQLNIDASGNVTGWVEGGSGLSTGNSRMFISGKFSKNPTARDSASDRAGSAYGRFAISGSDRTVELRWATSFISQDQAAKNLAREVTGKSFDQIRNLAKAAWNERLGVIDLTGSNATDVEKVNIYSDLYRLNIYPNILHEDVSALGSATPEWKYASPLAQKSGNATATSTNAQVKSGKMYVNNGFWDTYRTAWPLYAFLYPDLSEELVDGFVQQYRDSGWISRWSSPGYADLMTGTSSDAAFAEAYTSGAISTKLAEEAYTAGVKNATVVPSGNTPAGTGSNQVGRKSIDNSQFLGYTPVLQPESVSWGLEGYINDYALGKMAQKLSQDTSLSAAKRKRYTGEAQYFLTRSEDYSNIFDSSIGGNSKGFFQGKYVDGSWVYKAGQYSDSTARSEGIYNPEDWDLGKDYNYNGNHLYTETDGWNFAFHAPFDVDGLAALYGGKQGLVNKLKTFYSTPERAWSRSIHETFEARDVRMGQFGMSNQVSHHIPYISAAAGDPTTTQEVVSEVMQRLFVGSEIGQGYPGDEDNGEMSSWYIFSAMGFYPLALGSGNYTIGTPLLDKMVIKRTPARGGDLTITAPGKTWAKKYVSGVSLTTGGSTKQLTTTSLSQSDLRAASALNFTVSETASSWGSQDLDADSPQVHRDVLGGSTGTTSVTSGTNTGSLYDNSSLSDGSFGSATGNITWTANSGTVTVDSYTITSGTDKNNGSPKSWQFQGFDADTGWKTLDSHQNESFDWNRQTRPFAISDPGDYSAYRLLITGTNSGNVSMAEVEFLVSGVPVGDTLGVSATDQSGVRAGQPLSATVGAVSGVTSTAGLTASVDYGDGTAQRTLGLESDGLTGVRMRANHTYSLPGTYTMTVKVTKGGSTVTDTATVTVVRDAALTAYFNSACTTTLGTAADCDGNGYAFDRTQLAASGWTSGATVKHPSDSSVKLVVPSTSAGEPDNVVALGQTIALNLGSGATKLAVYGTANEGAHSGKARIHYANGESTEFDLSFGDWVGGVSSGTVVGSSNRRLLNAGTGDDLKVGIFASQVISLKSGTTPISITLPAIATGISKGQIHVFGIASDGTTSSVPALIFTAGSSVSGVAGTETEYVLGTAAGGAGAGQYSASIAWGDGGPVTLATVRDGKIVGKHTYAKAGTYNVVVTLDDGQQSVSGAVGVTATEPSGGGDGGNTGGGDGGNTGGGDGGNTGGGNTGGGDGGNTGGGNTGGGDGGNTGGGNTGGGDGGNTGGSDGTGTDPTTVRVWAPTASKASQPYGAIAKRRVTVSAVVAGMTQGTVTFKSGAKVLATAKIRRQGSVYVASAVLPAKLRVGSYGRVTASVVVGGRVVSSPVSGQVVRVVKASLKKVKVKQVAGSRVKVRVKLGKLSSGVWPSGSVRVVVGKRVLAKKKVKVSAKGKVTVRLKKAVSKGVKVRVKFVPKVKAKSVVKGKSSKKMRMR; from the coding sequence ATGCTGCACACACCGAACCAACCCCGCAAGTTTGCGCGCCGGCCGCACCGAATCGCCGCTGCCGCCCTGACCTGCGCCGGTGCGCTCGTTCTGGCGCCGTTGGTCAGTGCGCCCGCGGCGTTGGCCGCGGCCACCTGGTCCACCTCGTTCGAGTCCGGGGACCCGCAGCCCGTTGCTTCGAACAACGCTGGGTCCGCCAACGTGGGGTCGACCTATTTGGCGGGCTCGCTGGCGCAATCGGTTTCGGGCATCGCGGCGACGTCAGAAAACTCGCCAAGCGAGACGGCCGCCAAACTCGTGGACGGCGACGCTGCGACGAAGTGGTTGGCCTTTGCGCAACCAAGCACGTCAAGTCCGTTGGAAATAACGGTCACGCTGAGTTCGGCAAAAGTGGTGAAGAAGTACCAACTGATTTCGGGGGGCGACGCCGCCGAACGCGACCCGAAGGCGTGGAAGCTCATGGCCCGCGCCGGCAGCGGTAGTTGGCAGGAACTAAGTGACAAGTCCGGCCAGACTTTTGAATCGCGCGGAGCCGCCAAGGTGTACGACGTAACGAACACGACCGCGTACGACCAGTACAAGCTCGTGATCCGCGAAAATGCGGGGGGCACCATCACGCAGCTGGCCGACCTCGACCTGTCGGATGGATCCTCGACCCAGGTTGGCGGCGGAATGACGATCACGGCGGGCGGCGGCCCGACCAGCGGCTCGAACATCAAGTCCGGCGCGGGCTGGACCGGGATGAAGGCGCTGAAATACGCCGGCACAATCTCCGCGAGCGGATCGGCGAATGCGGCTTCGGTGTTGTTCGACAACCTGAACATCGCCGTTGGCTCCGACACCGAACTCGCGTACATGATCCTGCCCCAGATGAACAGCAACGACAGCAGGTATTCGGCGTCGGACGACTCGAGCAAAAAGTACCCCGCGACCTACGCCGCCCTCGACGTCGAGTTCACCGACGGGACGCGGGCCTCGTCCCTCAACCTCACCGACCAATACGGATACGGGTTCACCGCCCGTGGGCAGGGCGTAGGGAAGGTCCTGTACGGGAACCAATGGAACAGCGTACGCGTGAGCCTGGGGGCGGGTGCCGCAGGCAAGACGGTCAAGAAGATCTTGATGACGTACGAGAACCCGGTCGGGGTCAGGGCCACGTCGTTCAGCGGCTATGTCGACGACATCAAGGTGCGGCAGGCCCAGCCCATCAACAGCTCATCGCTGACGAACTACGTTGACACGCGCCGCGGATCGAATTCCTCCGGGTCGTTCTCGCGCGGGAACAACATCCCCGCGACGGCCATGCCCAACGGTTTCAACTTCGTCACCCCCGTGACCCGGGCGGATCAGGATTCGTGGATCCACAATTGGCAGGGCAACAACGATGACGACAACAAGAGTCGCCTGCAGGCCATCATGATTTCCCACGAAACCAGCCCGTGGATGGGCGACCGCGCGCAGATCGCCGTCATGCCGGACAAGGACGGCGGCAGGCCGTCGGGCGATCTGAACGCCCGCTCCATGTCGTTCAGCCGCGACAATGAGGTTGCCCAACCGGATTATTACAAAGTCGCGTTCGACTCGAAGATCACCACCGAGGTCACGATGACCAACCACGGCGGGATCTACCGATTCACGAACGACAACGACGAGTCGGGGATACGCGTCGTGCTCGACCGCACGTTCAGCGGCGAACAGGGTCAGCTCAACATCGACGCCTCCGGCAACGTGACCGGGTGGGTCGAGGGCGGTTCGGGGCTTTCGACGGGCAACTCGCGCATGTTCATCTCCGGGAAGTTCTCGAAGAACCCCACCGCGCGTGACTCCGCGTCGGACCGCGCCGGCAGCGCCTACGGCCGATTCGCGATCTCCGGTAGCGACCGCACCGTCGAACTGCGGTGGGCGACATCCTTCATTTCCCAGGACCAGGCCGCGAAGAACCTGGCGCGGGAGGTGACCGGAAAGTCCTTCGACCAGATCCGCAACCTGGCGAAGGCGGCGTGGAACGAGCGCCTGGGCGTCATCGATCTCACCGGCTCCAACGCCACGGACGTCGAAAAGGTCAACATCTATTCGGATCTATACCGCCTCAACATCTACCCGAACATCCTGCACGAGGACGTCTCGGCGCTGGGATCTGCCACGCCCGAATGGAAGTACGCGAGCCCGCTGGCGCAAAAGAGCGGCAACGCGACGGCCACGTCGACCAATGCGCAGGTCAAGAGCGGGAAAATGTACGTCAACAACGGGTTCTGGGACACGTATCGGACCGCGTGGCCGCTCTACGCCTTCCTGTACCCGGATCTGTCGGAGGAACTGGTCGACGGATTTGTCCAGCAATACCGGGATTCCGGCTGGATATCGCGGTGGAGTTCACCCGGATACGCGGATCTTATGACAGGGACGAGTTCCGACGCCGCCTTCGCGGAGGCCTACACATCGGGGGCCATCAGCACGAAACTCGCGGAGGAGGCCTACACGGCGGGCGTCAAGAATGCCACGGTGGTGCCGTCGGGCAACACGCCAGCAGGCACCGGATCGAACCAGGTCGGGCGCAAGTCAATCGATAATTCTCAGTTCCTGGGGTACACCCCGGTCCTGCAACCCGAGTCGGTATCGTGGGGCCTGGAGGGCTACATCAACGACTACGCGCTGGGCAAGATGGCCCAGAAGCTGTCGCAGGACACCAGCCTTAGTGCAGCCAAGCGGAAGCGTTACACAGGCGAGGCGCAGTACTTCCTGACCCGTTCCGAGGACTACTCCAACATCTTCGACTCGTCCATCGGGGGCAACTCGAAGGGATTCTTCCAGGGGAAGTACGTCGATGGTTCATGGGTATACAAGGCCGGCCAGTATTCGGACTCAACCGCGCGCAGCGAGGGCATCTACAACCCCGAGGATTGGGATCTGGGCAAGGATTACAACTACAACGGCAACCACCTCTACACCGAAACCGACGGCTGGAACTTCGCCTTCCACGCGCCCTTCGATGTGGATGGCTTGGCGGCCCTGTACGGCGGCAAGCAGGGGCTGGTCAACAAGCTCAAGACCTTCTATTCGACCCCGGAGCGGGCCTGGAGCCGCAGCATTCACGAGACATTCGAGGCCCGGGACGTCCGCATGGGCCAGTTCGGGATGAGCAACCAGGTTTCGCACCACATCCCGTACATCTCGGCGGCGGCGGGTGACCCGACAACGACCCAAGAGGTAGTTTCCGAGGTCATGCAGCGACTGTTCGTCGGATCGGAAATCGGCCAGGGGTACCCCGGCGACGAGGACAACGGGGAGATGAGTTCCTGGTACATCTTCTCCGCGATGGGGTTCTACCCCTTGGCGCTGGGTTCCGGTAACTACACGATCGGCACGCCGCTACTCGACAAGATGGTCATCAAGCGCACCCCAGCGCGCGGTGGCGATCTTACGATCACCGCGCCGGGCAAGACCTGGGCCAAAAAGTACGTGTCCGGGGTCTCGCTCACCACGGGCGGATCCACCAAGCAACTGACCACGACGAGCCTGTCGCAAAGCGACCTGCGCGCCGCCTCCGCGTTGAACTTCACCGTTTCTGAGACGGCGTCTTCGTGGGGTTCGCAGGACCTGGACGCCGACTCGCCGCAGGTGCATCGAGACGTTCTCGGCGGGTCAACGGGCACGACGTCGGTGACGAGCGGAACCAACACCGGATCGCTGTACGACAACTCATCGCTCTCGGACGGGTCCTTCGGCTCCGCGACCGGAAACATCACCTGGACGGCGAACAGCGGTACCGTGACGGTGGACTCGTACACCATTACTAGCGGAACCGACAAGAACAACGGTTCGCCAAAGTCGTGGCAGTTCCAGGGATTCGATGCCGATACCGGCTGGAAGACGCTCGATTCCCACCAGAACGAGAGCTTCGATTGGAACCGGCAGACCCGCCCATTTGCAATTTCGGACCCCGGGGATTACTCCGCCTACCGCTTGCTCATCACCGGCACGAATAGCGGTAACGTTTCGATGGCCGAAGTCGAGTTCTTGGTCTCCGGCGTGCCGGTCGGGGATACGCTCGGCGTGAGCGCCACGGATCAAAGCGGCGTGCGCGCGGGGCAACCGCTGAGCGCAACCGTGGGAGCCGTGAGCGGTGTCACCTCGACCGCCGGGCTGACCGCGAGCGTCGACTACGGGGACGGAACCGCGCAACGAACCCTCGGCCTGGAAAGCGATGGTCTTACCGGAGTCCGGATGCGAGCAAACCACACCTACTCGCTGCCGGGCACCTACACGATGACCGTCAAGGTCACCAAGGGTGGGTCGACGGTGACGGACACGGCGACGGTGACGGTGGTGCGCGACGCCGCGCTCACGGCCTACTTCAACAGCGCGTGCACGACGACGCTCGGAACGGCCGCCGACTGCGACGGCAACGGGTATGCATTTGATCGCACCCAGTTGGCTGCCAGTGGCTGGACTAGCGGGGCGACGGTGAAGCACCCCAGCGACTCGTCGGTAAAGTTAGTCGTGCCCAGCACGTCAGCGGGTGAGCCAGATAACGTCGTGGCGCTCGGGCAGACCATTGCGCTCAACCTCGGTTCGGGGGCCACGAAGCTCGCGGTGTACGGTACGGCCAACGAGGGGGCGCACAGCGGCAAGGCGCGGATTCACTACGCCAACGGCGAGTCGACCGAATTCGACCTGAGCTTCGGCGACTGGGTCGGCGGCGTGAGTTCCGGCACCGTAGTCGGTTCCTCGAATCGGCGGCTGCTGAACGCCGGCACCGGCGACGATCTGAAGGTCGGTATCTTCGCCTCGCAGGTGATTTCGCTGAAATCGGGGACCACGCCGATCTCGATCACCCTTCCCGCGATCGCGACGGGCATTTCGAAGGGCCAGATTCACGTTTTCGGCATTGCAAGCGACGGCACGACCAGTTCCGTTCCGGCGCTCATTTTCACCGCCGGATCGAGCGTTTCCGGCGTCGCCGGGACGGAGACGGAGTACGTGCTGGGAACCGCCGCCGGAGGCGCCGGCGCGGGGCAGTATTCGGCGTCGATTGCGTGGGGCGATGGCGGTCCCGTTACCCTTGCCACCGTCCGCGACGGCAAGATTGTGGGGAAGCACACCTACGCGAAGGCCGGCACCTATAACGTGGTGGTGACCCTCGACGACGGGCAGCAGTCGGTTTCCGGGGCGGTAGGCGTGACCGCGACCGAGCCATCCGGTGGTGGTGATGGTGGTAACACCGGCGGTGGCGATGGTGGTAACACCGGTGGTGGTGATGGCGGTAACACTGGCGGTGGGAACACCGGTGGTGGTGATGGCGGTAACACTGGCGGTGGGAACACCGGCGGTGGTGACGGTGGTAACACTGGCGGTGGGAACACCGGTGGTGGCGATGGTGGGAACACCGGCGGTAGTGATGGGACGGGGACAGACCCGACAACCGTTCGCGTGTGGGCGCCGACCGCCTCGAAGGCCTCGCAGCCTTACGGTGCGATTGCCAAGCGCCGCGTCACAGTTTCGGCCGTGGTCGCAGGAATGACCCAGGGGACGGTGACGTTCAAGTCCGGGGCGAAGGTTTTGGCTACAGCGAAGATTCGTCGGCAGGGGAGTGTTTATGTTGCTTCGGCTGTTTTGCCGGCGAAGTTGCGGGTTGGTTCGTATGGTCGGGTGACGGCGTCGGTGGTTGTTGGTGGGCGTGTTGTGAGTTCGCCGGTGTCTGGTCAGGTCGTGCGGGTGGTCAAGGCTAGCTTGAAGAAGGTGAAGGTGAAGCAGGTTGCTGGTTCGCGTGTGAAGGTGCGCGTGAAGTTGGGCAAGTTGTCGTCGGGCGTGTGGCCTTCTGGTTCGGTGCGTGTTGTTGTTGGTAAGCGCGTGTTGGCGAAGAAGAAGGTGAAGGTTTCGGCGAAGGGGAAGGTGACGGTGCGGTTGAAGAAGGCCGTGTCGAAGGGTGTGAAGGTGCGGGTGAAGTTCGTGCCGAAGGTGAAGGCGAAGTCGGTTGTGAAGGGTAAGTCTTCGAAGAAGATGCGCATGCGCTAG